Proteins encoded by one window of Crassostrea angulata isolate pt1a10 chromosome 9, ASM2561291v2, whole genome shotgun sequence:
- the LOC128163469 gene encoding protein white-like isoform X1 yields the protein MNGSFTNKGYSPEVITTDGGPKDNKIHPEDPELGRQRQESSTDHLDPVTLTWKDVNVYSIPKKGCCNRGNAVPSKHILKNVSGMIKPGKLTAFMGSSGAGKSTLMNVLTFRNSGDLKLDGEIRVNGVKVDKSKISNISAYVQQDDLFVGTMTVREQLTFRALLRMDKSKSREERLQKVEEIIQELGLKKCADTMIGTPGKTKGISGGEMKRLSFASELLTNPPLMFCDEATSGLDSFMAHNVIQSLKSLVKQGRTILCTIHQPSSDVFELFDEVFLLAEGRVAFSGSVNDAMNFFKSNGHTCPINYNPADHFVITLAIEPGREEQCREKVNKICDNFEASSAYKEIKSKTDELANHPEEHLKQMMETLTDSSRYEASIFQQVKSVFWRSWVTNIRDPMVVRIKFAQTIFFALVLGLVYLKTSDSYNQQDIMNINGVIFIIITNLSFTHVFGVLNVFPLEVPVFMREYGTGLYNVAVYYLSKTLVEIPFLIIIPIIFMSILYWMSGLIRDADAFLVATGISILVSNAAASFGYVISTAVPSTTAGLAIAPALMIPFLLFGGFFLNSGSTPDYLVWLKYISWFFYGNEILVVNQWEDVTQISCTTSSSCISNGALVISSLNFDKDNFYLDIGLLFALIAAFRIIAFLILLFRAKRSH from the exons ATGAATGGTTCATTCACAAACAAGGGATATTCCCCAGAAG TCATTACGACTGACGGAGGACCAAAAGATAATAAGATCCACCCAGAAG ATCCAGAGCTCGGTCGCCAGAGACAGGAGAGTTCCACGGATCACTTGGACCCAGTGACATTGACCTGGAAAGATGTCAACGTTTATTCCATTCCAAAGAAAGGATGCTGTAACAGAGGAAACGCAGTGCCctctaaacacattttgaaaaatg TGAGCGGAATGATCAAACCAGGCAAGCTCACAGCCTTCATGGGATCCAG CGGAGCAGGGAAATCAACACTGATGAATGTTCTAACGTTCAGGAATAGTGGGGATTTAAAATTAGATGGCGAGATCCGAGTAAACGGAGTCAAAGTGGATAAATCCAAGATATCCAACATATCAGCCTATGTCCAACAGGACGATTTGTTCGTGGGAACTATGACAGTCAGAGAGCAACTCACGTTTAGA GCATTGTTGCGAATGGACAAGAGCAAAAGCCGAGAGGAAAGGCTACAGAAAGTCGAAGAAATTATTCAAGAA CTGGGTCTCAAAAAATGTGCTGACACCATGATCGGAACGCCAGGCAAAACCAAAGGGATTTCTGGTGGAGAGATGAAGAGACTGTCATTTGCCTCTGAG CTTCTGACCAACCCACCGCTTATGTTTTGTGATGAGGCCACTTCCGGTTTGGATTCATTTATGGCTCACAACGTTATCCAGTCCTTAAAGTCACTGGTAAAGCAGGGGAGGACTATCCTCTGCACCATTCACCAACCGTCCTCTGACGTCTTTGAGTTGTTTGACGA AGTATTCCTGCTGGCAGAAGGACGAGTGGCATTCTCAGGATCAGTAAATGACGCTATGAATTTCTTCAAAAG CAATGGTCATACTTGTCCGATCAACTACAACCCAGCAGATCATTTTGTCATCACCCTAGCCATTGAACCTGGTCGGGAGGAACAATGCAGAGAAAAAGTCAAT AAAATCTGCGACAACTTTGAAGCTTCGTCAgcatataaagaaataaaatcgaAGACAGACGAGCTGGCAAATCATCCGGAGGAACATTTAAAACag ATGATGGAAACCTTGACGGATAGCTCAAG GTACGAAGCTTCAATATTTCAACAAGTAAAGTCTGTATTTTGGAGGAGTTGGGTGACTAATATACGAGATCCTATGGTGGTTCGAATCAAGTTTGCCCAAACTATA TTTTTTGCCTTGGTTCTTGGGTTGGTCTATCTCAAAACAAGTGATAGCTATAACCAACAGGACATCATGAACATCAATGGAGTCATCTTTATAATCATCACCAACCTCAGCTTCACCCATGTTTTTGGCGTCCTCAAT GTGTTCCCACTAGAAGTTCCGGTATTCATGCGGGAGTACGGGACGGGATTATACAATGTCGCGGTGTACTACTTAAGCAAGACTCTCGTTGAG ATTCCATTTCTAATCATCATTCCAATCATATTCATGTCCATATTATACTGGATGAGCG gATTAATCCGCGATGCAGATGCATTCCTCGTAGCCACGGGCATTTCCATACTGGTATCGAATGCTGCAGCTTCGTTTG GTTACGTGATTTCTACTGCCGTCCCCTCCACTACTGCCGGTTTGGCGATTGCTCCAGCACTGATGATTCCATTCCTTTTGTTTGGAGGATTTTTTCTCAATAGTGG ATCTACTCCTGACTACCTGGTATGGCTGAAATACATATCCTGGTTTTTCTATGGCAACGAGATATTAGTCGTCAATCAATGGGAAGACGTTACTCAGATAA GCTGCACAACAAGTTCATCATGCATTTCCAATGGTGCATTAGTAATCTCTTCATTGAACTTTGACAAG GATAACTTCTACTTAGACATTGGACTGCTCTTTGCTCTGATTGCAGCATTCCGGATTATTGCCTTTCTCATCCTCCTCTTCCGAGCAAAACGGTCGCATTGA
- the LOC128163469 gene encoding protein white-like isoform X2, with protein sequence MNGSFTNKGYSPEDPELGRQRQESSTDHLDPVTLTWKDVNVYSIPKKGCCNRGNAVPSKHILKNVSGMIKPGKLTAFMGSSGAGKSTLMNVLTFRNSGDLKLDGEIRVNGVKVDKSKISNISAYVQQDDLFVGTMTVREQLTFRALLRMDKSKSREERLQKVEEIIQELGLKKCADTMIGTPGKTKGISGGEMKRLSFASELLTNPPLMFCDEATSGLDSFMAHNVIQSLKSLVKQGRTILCTIHQPSSDVFELFDEVFLLAEGRVAFSGSVNDAMNFFKSNGHTCPINYNPADHFVITLAIEPGREEQCREKVNKICDNFEASSAYKEIKSKTDELANHPEEHLKQMMETLTDSSRYEASIFQQVKSVFWRSWVTNIRDPMVVRIKFAQTIFFALVLGLVYLKTSDSYNQQDIMNINGVIFIIITNLSFTHVFGVLNVFPLEVPVFMREYGTGLYNVAVYYLSKTLVEIPFLIIIPIIFMSILYWMSGLIRDADAFLVATGISILVSNAAASFGYVISTAVPSTTAGLAIAPALMIPFLLFGGFFLNSGSTPDYLVWLKYISWFFYGNEILVVNQWEDVTQISCTTSSSCISNGALVISSLNFDKDNFYLDIGLLFALIAAFRIIAFLILLFRAKRSH encoded by the exons ATGAATGGTTCATTCACAAACAAGGGATATTCCCCAGAAG ATCCAGAGCTCGGTCGCCAGAGACAGGAGAGTTCCACGGATCACTTGGACCCAGTGACATTGACCTGGAAAGATGTCAACGTTTATTCCATTCCAAAGAAAGGATGCTGTAACAGAGGAAACGCAGTGCCctctaaacacattttgaaaaatg TGAGCGGAATGATCAAACCAGGCAAGCTCACAGCCTTCATGGGATCCAG CGGAGCAGGGAAATCAACACTGATGAATGTTCTAACGTTCAGGAATAGTGGGGATTTAAAATTAGATGGCGAGATCCGAGTAAACGGAGTCAAAGTGGATAAATCCAAGATATCCAACATATCAGCCTATGTCCAACAGGACGATTTGTTCGTGGGAACTATGACAGTCAGAGAGCAACTCACGTTTAGA GCATTGTTGCGAATGGACAAGAGCAAAAGCCGAGAGGAAAGGCTACAGAAAGTCGAAGAAATTATTCAAGAA CTGGGTCTCAAAAAATGTGCTGACACCATGATCGGAACGCCAGGCAAAACCAAAGGGATTTCTGGTGGAGAGATGAAGAGACTGTCATTTGCCTCTGAG CTTCTGACCAACCCACCGCTTATGTTTTGTGATGAGGCCACTTCCGGTTTGGATTCATTTATGGCTCACAACGTTATCCAGTCCTTAAAGTCACTGGTAAAGCAGGGGAGGACTATCCTCTGCACCATTCACCAACCGTCCTCTGACGTCTTTGAGTTGTTTGACGA AGTATTCCTGCTGGCAGAAGGACGAGTGGCATTCTCAGGATCAGTAAATGACGCTATGAATTTCTTCAAAAG CAATGGTCATACTTGTCCGATCAACTACAACCCAGCAGATCATTTTGTCATCACCCTAGCCATTGAACCTGGTCGGGAGGAACAATGCAGAGAAAAAGTCAAT AAAATCTGCGACAACTTTGAAGCTTCGTCAgcatataaagaaataaaatcgaAGACAGACGAGCTGGCAAATCATCCGGAGGAACATTTAAAACag ATGATGGAAACCTTGACGGATAGCTCAAG GTACGAAGCTTCAATATTTCAACAAGTAAAGTCTGTATTTTGGAGGAGTTGGGTGACTAATATACGAGATCCTATGGTGGTTCGAATCAAGTTTGCCCAAACTATA TTTTTTGCCTTGGTTCTTGGGTTGGTCTATCTCAAAACAAGTGATAGCTATAACCAACAGGACATCATGAACATCAATGGAGTCATCTTTATAATCATCACCAACCTCAGCTTCACCCATGTTTTTGGCGTCCTCAAT GTGTTCCCACTAGAAGTTCCGGTATTCATGCGGGAGTACGGGACGGGATTATACAATGTCGCGGTGTACTACTTAAGCAAGACTCTCGTTGAG ATTCCATTTCTAATCATCATTCCAATCATATTCATGTCCATATTATACTGGATGAGCG gATTAATCCGCGATGCAGATGCATTCCTCGTAGCCACGGGCATTTCCATACTGGTATCGAATGCTGCAGCTTCGTTTG GTTACGTGATTTCTACTGCCGTCCCCTCCACTACTGCCGGTTTGGCGATTGCTCCAGCACTGATGATTCCATTCCTTTTGTTTGGAGGATTTTTTCTCAATAGTGG ATCTACTCCTGACTACCTGGTATGGCTGAAATACATATCCTGGTTTTTCTATGGCAACGAGATATTAGTCGTCAATCAATGGGAAGACGTTACTCAGATAA GCTGCACAACAAGTTCATCATGCATTTCCAATGGTGCATTAGTAATCTCTTCATTGAACTTTGACAAG GATAACTTCTACTTAGACATTGGACTGCTCTTTGCTCTGATTGCAGCATTCCGGATTATTGCCTTTCTCATCCTCCTCTTCCGAGCAAAACGGTCGCATTGA
- the LOC128163469 gene encoding protein white-like isoform X3, whose product MNGSFTNKGYSPEVITTDGGPKDNKIHPEDPELGRQRQESSTDHLDPVTLTWKDVNVYSIPKKGCCNRGNAVPSKHILKNVSGMIKPGKLTAFMGSSGAGKSTLMNVLTFRNSGDLKLDGEIRVNGVKVDKSKISNISAYVQQDDLFVGTMTVREQLTFRALLRMDKSKSREERLQKVEEIIQELGLKKCADTMIGTPGKTKGISGGEMKRLSFASELLTNPPLMFCDEATSGLDSFMAHNVIQSLKSLVKQGRTILCTIHQPSSDVFELFDEVFLLAEGRVAFSGSVNDAMNFFKSNGHTCPINYNPADHFVITLAIEPGREEQCREKVNKICDNFEASSAYKEIKSKTDELANHPEEHLKQMMETLTDSSRYEASIFQQVKSVFWRSWVTNIRDPMVVRIKFAQTIFFALVLGLVYLKTSDSYNQQDIMNINGVIFIIITNLSFTHVFGVLNVFPLEVPVFMREYGTGLYNVAVYYLSKTLVEIPFLIIIPIIFMSILYWMSGLIRDADAFLVATGISILVSNAAASFGYVISTAVPSTTAGLAIAPALMIPFLLFGGFFLNSGSTPDYLVWLKYISWFFYGNEILVVNQWEDVTQISCTTSSSCISNGALVISSLNFDKDNFYLDIVR is encoded by the exons ATGAATGGTTCATTCACAAACAAGGGATATTCCCCAGAAG TCATTACGACTGACGGAGGACCAAAAGATAATAAGATCCACCCAGAAG ATCCAGAGCTCGGTCGCCAGAGACAGGAGAGTTCCACGGATCACTTGGACCCAGTGACATTGACCTGGAAAGATGTCAACGTTTATTCCATTCCAAAGAAAGGATGCTGTAACAGAGGAAACGCAGTGCCctctaaacacattttgaaaaatg TGAGCGGAATGATCAAACCAGGCAAGCTCACAGCCTTCATGGGATCCAG CGGAGCAGGGAAATCAACACTGATGAATGTTCTAACGTTCAGGAATAGTGGGGATTTAAAATTAGATGGCGAGATCCGAGTAAACGGAGTCAAAGTGGATAAATCCAAGATATCCAACATATCAGCCTATGTCCAACAGGACGATTTGTTCGTGGGAACTATGACAGTCAGAGAGCAACTCACGTTTAGA GCATTGTTGCGAATGGACAAGAGCAAAAGCCGAGAGGAAAGGCTACAGAAAGTCGAAGAAATTATTCAAGAA CTGGGTCTCAAAAAATGTGCTGACACCATGATCGGAACGCCAGGCAAAACCAAAGGGATTTCTGGTGGAGAGATGAAGAGACTGTCATTTGCCTCTGAG CTTCTGACCAACCCACCGCTTATGTTTTGTGATGAGGCCACTTCCGGTTTGGATTCATTTATGGCTCACAACGTTATCCAGTCCTTAAAGTCACTGGTAAAGCAGGGGAGGACTATCCTCTGCACCATTCACCAACCGTCCTCTGACGTCTTTGAGTTGTTTGACGA AGTATTCCTGCTGGCAGAAGGACGAGTGGCATTCTCAGGATCAGTAAATGACGCTATGAATTTCTTCAAAAG CAATGGTCATACTTGTCCGATCAACTACAACCCAGCAGATCATTTTGTCATCACCCTAGCCATTGAACCTGGTCGGGAGGAACAATGCAGAGAAAAAGTCAAT AAAATCTGCGACAACTTTGAAGCTTCGTCAgcatataaagaaataaaatcgaAGACAGACGAGCTGGCAAATCATCCGGAGGAACATTTAAAACag ATGATGGAAACCTTGACGGATAGCTCAAG GTACGAAGCTTCAATATTTCAACAAGTAAAGTCTGTATTTTGGAGGAGTTGGGTGACTAATATACGAGATCCTATGGTGGTTCGAATCAAGTTTGCCCAAACTATA TTTTTTGCCTTGGTTCTTGGGTTGGTCTATCTCAAAACAAGTGATAGCTATAACCAACAGGACATCATGAACATCAATGGAGTCATCTTTATAATCATCACCAACCTCAGCTTCACCCATGTTTTTGGCGTCCTCAAT GTGTTCCCACTAGAAGTTCCGGTATTCATGCGGGAGTACGGGACGGGATTATACAATGTCGCGGTGTACTACTTAAGCAAGACTCTCGTTGAG ATTCCATTTCTAATCATCATTCCAATCATATTCATGTCCATATTATACTGGATGAGCG gATTAATCCGCGATGCAGATGCATTCCTCGTAGCCACGGGCATTTCCATACTGGTATCGAATGCTGCAGCTTCGTTTG GTTACGTGATTTCTACTGCCGTCCCCTCCACTACTGCCGGTTTGGCGATTGCTCCAGCACTGATGATTCCATTCCTTTTGTTTGGAGGATTTTTTCTCAATAGTGG ATCTACTCCTGACTACCTGGTATGGCTGAAATACATATCCTGGTTTTTCTATGGCAACGAGATATTAGTCGTCAATCAATGGGAAGACGTTACTCAGATAA GCTGCACAACAAGTTCATCATGCATTTCCAATGGTGCATTAGTAATCTCTTCATTGAACTTTGACAAG GATAACTTCTACTTAGACATTGTCAGATGA